From a region of the Mycolicibacterium sp. MU0050 genome:
- the rpmC gene encoding 50S ribosomal protein L29 yields the protein MAVGVSAGELRELTDDELTERLRESKEELFNLRFQNATGQLNNNRRLRTVRQEIARVYTVLRERELGLAAGPGGEDS from the coding sequence ATGGCAGTGGGAGTTTCCGCTGGCGAACTGCGCGAGCTCACCGACGACGAGCTGACCGAACGCCTGCGCGAATCGAAGGAAGAGCTGTTCAACCTGCGGTTCCAGAACGCGACCGGGCAGCTCAACAACAATCGTCGGCTGCGCACGGTGCGTCAGGAAATTGCGCGCGTCTACACGGTGTTGCGCGAACGTGAACTGGGTCTGGCCGCCGGACCCGGTGGTGAGGATTCGTAA